Proteins encoded in a region of the Vicinamibacteria bacterium genome:
- a CDS encoding SUMF1/EgtB/PvdO family nonheme iron enzyme: EAMAYCRWARRRLPTEAEWEAAAALDPATGTKRRFPWGDTPPAPEQAQLDARILGCADVAACSEGDAPTGCRQMIGNVWEWTDTAFGPYPGFVPDAYREYSEPWFHTHKVLRGGCWATRGRLLRNSWRNFYPPDRRDVWAGFRTCALE, translated from the coding sequence CGAAGCCATGGCCTACTGCCGCTGGGCGCGGCGCCGCTTGCCGACGGAGGCGGAGTGGGAGGCGGCGGCGGCTCTCGATCCCGCCACGGGCACTAAGCGCCGCTTCCCCTGGGGCGACACACCGCCGGCCCCGGAGCAGGCCCAGCTCGACGCGCGGATCTTGGGCTGCGCGGATGTGGCCGCCTGCTCCGAAGGAGACGCCCCGACCGGTTGCCGGCAGATGATCGGCAACGTGTGGGAGTGGACGGACACCGCCTTTGGTCCCTACCCCGGCTTCGTGCCCGATGCCTACCGGGAGTACTCGGAACCCTGGTTCCACACCCACAAGGTTCTACGGGGCGGGTGCTGGGCGACCCGCGGTCGGCTTCTGCGAAACTCCTGGCGCAACTTCTACCCACCCGACCGGCGTGACGTCTGGGCCGGCTTCAGGACCTGCGCCCTCGAGTGA